A single window of Xylocopilactobacillus apicola DNA harbors:
- a CDS encoding pyrroline-5-carboxylate reductase family protein yields MTKIGIIGSGNMGQALIQGWLHHGHHLAVYSPHRGALIAKKYDIKSFSLVELAKWSDVLVLAFLPHQLAEISAEINLKLQQEQILISVLGGVDLGQLAQAFTTTPNLVRTLPNTNIAVNSGEISCALAPTFEQDKRKTVNNLLKELGLVFDLPEDKFLVFSAIAGSGPAVVAKFSESLVLAAVKNGLTRDEAVKIVTELIIGTMINSKKTEISFNDLIYQICSPGGTTIRGIETLEKSGFSGIIMESIDKMLE; encoded by the coding sequence ATGACAAAAATCGGAATTATTGGATCGGGTAACATGGGACAGGCTTTAATTCAAGGTTGGCTTCACCATGGACATCATTTAGCTGTTTATTCACCTCATCGTGGAGCATTGATTGCTAAGAAATACGACATTAAGTCTTTTAGTTTAGTTGAGTTAGCAAAATGGTCAGATGTTTTGGTTCTAGCTTTTTTGCCCCATCAATTAGCTGAAATTTCGGCTGAAATTAATTTGAAACTTCAGCAAGAACAGATATTAATTTCGGTTTTGGGCGGGGTTGACCTTGGACAATTGGCCCAAGCTTTTACGACGACACCTAATCTTGTAAGAACTTTGCCCAATACGAATATTGCAGTAAATTCCGGCGAGATATCTTGTGCCTTGGCCCCAACTTTTGAGCAGGATAAGCGGAAAACAGTTAATAATTTGTTGAAAGAATTGGGTTTAGTTTTTGATTTGCCAGAAGATAAATTTCTAGTATTTTCGGCTATTGCTGGTAGTGGTCCAGCAGTAGTTGCTAAATTTTCAGAGAGCCTTGTTTTAGCAGCAGTTAAAAATGGATTGACTCGAGATGAGGCAGTTAAAATTGTGACTGAACTGATCATTGGGACAATGATAAATTCTAAGAAAACAGAGATTAGCTTTAATGATCTGATTTATCAAATCTGTTCGCCTGGTGGGACCACTATTCGGGGAATAGAGACTTTAGAAAAATCGGGTTTTTCTGGTATTATTATGGAATCAATCGATAAAATGCTTGAGTAA